A window from Kovacikia minuta CCNUW1 encodes these proteins:
- a CDS encoding MFS transporter yields MTKTFYAILANSLVAALTNTFVWFAVTFWVFLQTQSVLATSVMAGVYVGTVALSGFFLGSLVDRYRKKTAMLLSSICSLILYILAQLIFSSTSPAVFADVSSVPLWIFIVLTLMGAIAGNIRTIALPTLVTLLIPEAERDKANGLVGTANGVSFLIASIFSGLAIGFLGVYWVIVFAIALTVAVILHLVILPIPEPKIIHSDHHTRHIDIRGTIRAIALVPGLFGLIFFNCFNNFLGGVFMSLMDAYGLSLVSVQMWGILWGLLSLGFIVGGLVIAKRGLGESPLRTLFLANIVMWVIATGFTIQASVVSLAVGMFIYLCLIPVVEAAEQTILQSVIPLERQGRVFGFAQSIEQAASPLTAFMIGPIAQFIFIPFMTTGAGVDLIGGWFGTGANRGIALLFTLTGLIGLIVTLLAMRSYAYQKLSVNYQKNTSNIAPIQKLPLQ; encoded by the coding sequence ATGACCAAAACATTTTATGCCATCTTAGCCAACTCATTGGTGGCTGCACTGACCAACACCTTTGTCTGGTTTGCAGTTACCTTCTGGGTTTTTCTGCAAACTCAATCCGTACTGGCAACCTCAGTCATGGCAGGTGTATATGTTGGAACCGTTGCTCTCTCTGGTTTCTTTCTCGGATCACTGGTCGATCGCTACCGCAAGAAAACGGCGATGTTACTGTCTAGCATCTGTTCTCTCATCTTATACATCCTCGCTCAACTCATATTTAGTTCCACGTCACCTGCTGTTTTCGCCGATGTCTCCAGCGTTCCACTGTGGATTTTTATTGTGCTGACTTTGATGGGAGCGATCGCAGGCAATATCCGCACCATCGCCCTGCCAACCCTCGTTACCCTGTTGATTCCTGAAGCAGAGCGAGATAAAGCTAATGGTCTTGTCGGTACTGCCAATGGGGTGTCATTTCTCATTGCTTCTATCTTTAGCGGACTAGCGATCGGGTTTCTGGGTGTCTATTGGGTAATAGTATTTGCGATCGCGTTGACGGTTGCTGTCATCCTGCATCTGGTCATCCTCCCCATTCCCGAACCAAAAATTATTCATTCAGACCATCACACCCGACACATCGACATTCGCGGCACGATTCGCGCGATCGCACTCGTCCCCGGATTATTTGGACTAATTTTCTTTAATTGCTTCAACAACTTCCTGGGTGGTGTCTTCATGTCCCTGATGGATGCCTATGGTCTATCCCTAGTATCTGTACAAATGTGGGGAATTTTGTGGGGACTTTTGAGCCTGGGATTTATTGTAGGTGGCTTGGTGATTGCCAAACGAGGGTTAGGGGAAAGCCCATTACGAACCCTATTTCTGGCAAACATTGTGATGTGGGTGATTGCTACTGGCTTTACGATTCAAGCCTCTGTTGTGTCGTTAGCCGTGGGGATGTTCATTTATCTCTGTCTAATTCCAGTGGTTGAAGCCGCAGAACAAACGATTCTGCAATCCGTCATTCCACTGGAACGTCAGGGGCGGGTCTTCGGCTTTGCTCAGAGCATTGAGCAAGCCGCATCACCACTCACCGCATTTATGATTGGACCGATCGCCCAGTTCATTTTCATCCCATTCATGACCACCGGGGCAGGAGTAGATCTGATTGGCGGTTGGTTTGGTACTGGAGCTAATCGCGGCATTGCCCTTTTATTTACACTAACCGGACTCATTGGGTTAATCGTGACGTTACTAGCAATGCGATCGTACGCCTACCAAAAACTATCTGTGAATTATCAAAAAAATACAAGCAACATCGCTCCAATTCAAAAATTACCCCTGCAATGA
- a CDS encoding YybH family protein, translating to MLNQSEKNPSLHSDPSDTEEIKQFIAMLEDALNNHDAEAYNRYFTNDISWGSPNGALLQGWEPLHAVHKNFLEGPLRNSTFRYTVHTAKQLTPNTAYAHVQLVRTNANAEVESDEVCLYVLIRKQEAWWVCAGHNTRVQPS from the coding sequence ATGTTGAATCAATCAGAGAAAAACCCGTCATTACACAGCGACCCTTCCGACACAGAAGAAATCAAGCAATTTATTGCAATGCTTGAGGATGCATTAAACAACCATGACGCTGAAGCATACAACCGTTACTTTACTAATGACATCTCTTGGGGCAGTCCAAACGGTGCTTTATTACAAGGATGGGAACCTCTGCACGCTGTGCATAAGAATTTTCTGGAGGGACCTCTTCGTAACTCAACGTTTCGGTACACTGTCCACACTGCCAAGCAATTAACTCCAAATACCGCCTATGCACACGTACAACTTGTGCGAACTAATGCGAATGCCGAAGTGGAATCAGACGAAGTTTGCCTTTACGTACTCATTCGCAAGCAAGAAGCTTGGTGGGTTTGTGCGGGACATAATACTCGCGTGCAGCCATCATAG
- a CDS encoding GFA family protein encodes MRKVQYRGGCLCGAVRLETAAEPFRVGICHCLDCRKQSGAIFNTVAIFPADAVTITGTVSHYRDRYFCPICGSSVFGRSADEIEIPAGIFDMPNQVTPTYELWICRREDWLPPFNVARRYEHDREGTTRTEP; translated from the coding sequence ATGAGGAAAGTACAGTATCGCGGGGGATGCCTCTGTGGAGCAGTTCGTCTGGAAACTGCTGCTGAACCGTTTCGGGTGGGCATTTGCCATTGTCTAGACTGTCGCAAGCAAAGCGGGGCAATATTCAATACGGTTGCGATATTTCCTGCCGATGCAGTCACTATCACTGGCACAGTATCCCACTATCGCGATCGCTATTTCTGCCCAATTTGCGGCTCCTCGGTCTTCGGTCGCTCTGCTGACGAAATCGAAATTCCTGCTGGCATCTTTGATATGCCGAATCAAGTGACCCCCACCTATGAACTCTGGATTTGTCGTCGAGAGGATTGGCTACCTCCGTTCAACGTCGCGCGTCGATATGAGCACGATCGAGAAGGGACAACACGTACAGAACCATAA
- a CDS encoding GFA family protein — MNKTYQGSCHCGKVRFEADIDLSQGTGRCNCSICLKNRLWAAILKPDAFRLLTGKDDLTDYQFGSRNVHHIFCKHCGTRPFEHGDVEEIGGAFYTVNVACLDNMSDEEFANIPVHYSDGRNNQWESAPAVTSYL, encoded by the coding sequence ATGAACAAGACATATCAGGGAAGTTGTCACTGTGGTAAAGTTCGCTTTGAAGCAGACATCGATCTCAGCCAAGGGACAGGAAGATGTAACTGCTCAATTTGTCTCAAAAACAGGTTATGGGCAGCCATTCTTAAGCCGGATGCCTTTCGGCTATTGACCGGAAAAGATGATCTAACTGACTACCAGTTTGGGTCTCGTAATGTTCATCACATTTTCTGCAAGCATTGCGGTACCAGACCCTTTGAACACGGAGATGTGGAAGAAATTGGCGGAGCCTTCTATACCGTTAACGTCGCTTGTCTGGACAATATGAGTGATGAGGAATTTGCGAATATTCCGGTTCACTATAGTGATGGTCGCAACAATCAATGGGAGTCAGCCCCTGCCGTAACCAGTTACCTCTAA